Part of the Imperialibacter roseus genome, AAATAGGAGAAGATGTTTGCCGCAATCTTGAGTACATCAAGAGCAAAGAGGTTTTCATTGCCAACAGAACGTTTGAGAAAGCTGAGGCAATAGCCCTTGAGTGCGGTTTTCAGGCCATACCGTTCGACACAGTTTATGCAGCCATGAAGGAGGCTGATGTTGTTATTTCGTCTGTCGCCAATAAAGAGCCTCTGATCAGAAAAGAGCACCTGCAAAACGGAGAATCGCTTTCCTTCAAATACATGCTTGACCTTTCGGTACCAAGAAGTATTGAAAAAGAAGTAGAAGAAGTGCACGGAACCCTGCTTTACAACATTGACGACATCCATAGCAAAACAAGTGAGGCACTGGAAAAAAGGCTGGCTGCAATACCACAGGTAAAGGCCATCATTTCCGGATCAATGGCTGAACTGCTCGACTGGTCCAAAGAAATGGAAGTTTCGCCCACCATCAACAAGCTGAAGAACGCCCTTGAGCAGATCAGGCAGGAGGAAGTTGCCAGGTATCTCAAGGGAGCTAGCATGGATGATAGCAAATTAGTGGAGAAGGTGACTAGGAGCATGATGCAGAAAATTATTAAGCTGCCTGTACTTCAGCTGAAAGCCGCCTGCAAAAGAGGTGAGGCTGAAACGCTTATCGACGTGTTGAACGACCTGTTTGACCTCGAAAAGCAGTCGGAAACGACCAATTCATAAGCATACAATCCCCGATCATTTAATTTCTTGCCGCTTTTCCTAACTGTTTGCTTAATTTAGCGGCGTATGAAGCTTTCTGTAGTTAGGTTCGTTTTCTCATTGGTGCTTGCTTTAGCACCAATTCTCTCGTATGGCAAAAAAAACGGTGAACGGGTATTAGAAGTTTTCGAGCTCAATAACCGGAAAGGATTGAAGGATGACCAGGGCAAAATCCTCATCCCTGCCAAATATGAGGACATCGGGTGGAGCAATGGAGGTGTCGACCCACTGTCGTCCACTATCGGCTATAAGTCGAATGGTTTTTGGGGTTTAAGCTCGCTAAATGATCAGCAGATTACCAAAGCTGTATACCGTGACCTATCCCCCATGAGTAACGGTTTCCTAAAGGCATCCCGAACCGACAGCTTCGAACATTTTCTTTACTTCGGCGTGCTAGACACTAAAGGCACTGCCCTGGTAGGCTTCCAATACTACGACATTATCTCATCTGGCGACAACTACATTGCGTCACGCTATGAAAATCAAAAGATTTCCTACGGCCTTATTTCAGGTGTTGAGGCTACCCTAATCCCCTTCCAATTCAAAGCCATTAAGGACGCTGGCAATGGCATCTACCAGGCTGTTGATGCCAGAGACAAGCTATCGGTATGGACCGTGGGCGGGTTGAAGTTGCCGGTGGAAAACCTCGACAGCATGTTCCGTGTCAACTCCAACCTCCTCATCATTTCCAAGGAGGGCAAGCTGGGTGCCATGCGAAATGATGGCAGTATAATACTGGAGCCTTTTTACAAAGAAATTGTCCCTGAAAACGACTCCGTGCTGCGCCTGACCACCTATCCGTCGTGGCACCTGACTGATGGGAAAAACAAAAGGCTGAAAACATTCTCGTTCGACGATATCGAAACTATCGGGCCAAGTTTGTACAGGGTTCAGACTTATCAGGGCGAAGCCATCATCAATATCTCCGGAGAGCAACTCAGCAACAAAAGTAATTGGAGCGTTGTGCGCACTGATGAGAATTTTGTCGTAAGCAAGGAGCAAAACAAATTCAGGGTGTACAACAAGTCGGGTGAACCCTTTCTTGAGCAATACTACGATTCGCTCTATTTCGATGGAAAGTACTTTTATACGCAGATACTAAAAAATGACAAAGAGCTGTGGGATGTATATAACACTTACGGCCGGAGAGTTACAAGGCATTCTTACGACCAGATAAAGCCCGAAGGATCCAAATTGATTATGGCCAGGCGGGATGCCTACTGGGGGTTTCTTGACTTCAACGGCGGAATAGTTATCGACCACAAATTTGAGCGGGCTCACAGCTTTGTCGAAGGCATGTCGGCAGTTGAATATGTAGGAAAATGGGGCGTTATAGACATCAACGGTGATTGGGTGCTCGAACCTAAGCACGACTATTGTGAGGTGATTAACGAAGCCGTGATCCTGATCAAAAATGGTGAGTCGACAGACCTTGTGACGCCTGGTCGTGGATGGCTACATACGAGCAGTCAC contains:
- a CDS encoding WG repeat-containing protein, yielding MKLSVVRFVFSLVLALAPILSYGKKNGERVLEVFELNNRKGLKDDQGKILIPAKYEDIGWSNGGVDPLSSTIGYKSNGFWGLSSLNDQQITKAVYRDLSPMSNGFLKASRTDSFEHFLYFGVLDTKGTALVGFQYYDIISSGDNYIASRYENQKISYGLISGVEATLIPFQFKAIKDAGNGIYQAVDARDKLSVWTVGGLKLPVENLDSMFRVNSNLLIISKEGKLGAMRNDGSIILEPFYKEIVPENDSVLRLTTYPSWHLTDGKNKRLKTFSFDDIETIGPSLYRVQTYQGEAIINISGEQLSNKSNWSVVRTDENFVVSKEQNKFRVYNKSGEPFLEQYYDSLYFDGKYFYTQILKNDKELWDVYNTYGRRVTRHSYDQIKPEGSKLIMARRDAYWGFLDFNGGIVIDHKFERAHSFVEGMSAVEYVGKWGVIDINGDWVLEPKHDYCEVINEAVILIKNGESTDLVTPGRGWLHTSSHSIYANKSWLIEETESGNFGLLTSKGQKVTAPEFNEVMIPDMDSVVFLRQGDYWWSYGKDGNKISDGTSKYQGVSGLSEAFFGIVKDDKFGFVDLDNKLRIANRYDSAAFFQEGMAAIKLRGHWGFIDKIERLVVQPIYDSVTPFSNGISVVSRNGKSGIIDRSGDEVVGLDFDEIKSVDKNTYILRQGNQYGFYHRKSAYVMLPRFNQLELLPNGLFVVEKRGQKGLINEKGVDVIPSVYDDIHYDLYNAFYLCKEEGKTETFLVR
- the hemA gene encoding glutamyl-tRNA reductase — its product is MHKFFKAVSLSYKSAPLNIRELVSFDEEACKRLLKYFKEFTPINEALVLSTCNRTEVYYSSEEDLSEDIIKLIALERSISDIGDYKDFFVVINDHKDALQHLFDVSMGLEAQVVGDLQIANQVKRSYQWSADEDMAGPFLHRLMHTIFFTNKKVVQETSFRDGAASVSYAAVELIGELTAAIPTPKILIVGLGEIGEDVCRNLEYIKSKEVFIANRTFEKAEAIALECGFQAIPFDTVYAAMKEADVVISSVANKEPLIRKEHLQNGESLSFKYMLDLSVPRSIEKEVEEVHGTLLYNIDDIHSKTSEALEKRLAAIPQVKAIISGSMAELLDWSKEMEVSPTINKLKNALEQIRQEEVARYLKGASMDDSKLVEKVTRSMMQKIIKLPVLQLKAACKRGEAETLIDVLNDLFDLEKQSETTNS